The Candidatus Hydrogenedens sp. genome contains a region encoding:
- a CDS encoding RNA methyltransferase produces the protein MDELEQYKRDPVPYSPQEPFYKGLDINSLNPIQRNPIHVVLDNLRSAYNVGSIFRTADAGAVEHLYLCGMSAHPPHKKIEKTALGAHEYIPWSYYERTKDCIVTLKEKSIPIVAIEITENSKSCFDYFWPSPVAIVLGNEVMGVQERVLKIVDDIVHIPMYGYKNTINVATSFGIILYDILYKWKKQNS, from the coding sequence ATGGACGAATTAGAACAATATAAGCGTGACCCAGTTCCGTATTCTCCTCAGGAACCTTTTTATAAAGGACTGGATATAAATTCTTTAAATCCAATTCAGAGAAACCCTATTCATGTTGTATTGGACAATTTAAGAAGTGCCTATAATGTAGGTTCCATTTTCAGAACAGCAGATGCAGGTGCTGTAGAACATTTATATCTTTGTGGTATGTCTGCCCATCCGCCACACAAAAAAATAGAAAAAACAGCATTAGGAGCCCATGAATATATCCCTTGGAGTTATTATGAACGAACAAAAGATTGTATAGTAACTTTAAAAGAAAAATCTATACCTATTGTAGCCATTGAAATAACAGAAAACTCAAAATCTTGTTTCGATTACTTCTGGCCTTCACCCGTTGCAATTGTTTTAGGTAATGAAGTAATGGGAGTTCAAGAAAGAGTATTAAAAATTGTTGATGATATAGTTCATATTCCCATGTATGGTTATAAAAACACCATTAATGTTGCAACCAGTTTCGGAATTATTCTTTACGATATACTTTACAAATGGAAAAAACAAAACTCCTGA
- a CDS encoding peptide ABC transporter substrate-binding protein: MHNEKYKIFLILLLSIFYLSCSSYKSENTNELFVGNGAEVQDLDPATVSGVTEHRILCSLFEGLTSLDPKTLEPIPAVAEKWDISDDKKIYTFYIRKNAYWSNGDPVISQDFINSWKRILSPKLSSEYAYLLFCIKNAKKYYEGQIKNFSDVGVVAIDEHTLKVELEYPTAYFLKMQVHNIWYPIHKKTVEKYGAIDERNNPWTHTGNHISNGPYQLEEWTPNKIIRVKKNPYYWNKNNVLIEKISFYPIDNQMTEERLFRIGYLDLTSTIPLRKLDYYKINQPQSLVLYPYVGVYYYRINVKHPVLSNPLVRKALAYSIDRNQITEFVLKGGEQPALCYVPNGMGVYKSPQDIVFNPVYAKQLLADAGYPDGKNFPTIEILFNTSEAHKLIAEAIQRMWKKHLNIDVKLLNQDWKVYLSSMNQLDYQIARSAWIADFLDPINFLECFLSYSGNNRTGWENKQYDTFVEQAYRKADETKRNELMFQAEKIILDELPIIPIYFYTWKMLISSRVENFNPNVLGYIRWQELKIKNIPN; this comes from the coding sequence ATGCACAATGAAAAATACAAAATATTTTTAATACTACTACTTTCTATATTTTATCTCTCTTGTTCATCCTATAAATCAGAAAACACAAATGAATTATTCGTAGGAAATGGGGCAGAGGTTCAGGACTTAGACCCAGCAACAGTTTCCGGTGTAACCGAACATCGGATTTTGTGTTCACTTTTTGAAGGTTTAACATCCCTTGACCCAAAAACATTAGAGCCAATACCTGCTGTAGCTGAAAAATGGGATATTTCTGATGATAAAAAAATTTATACTTTCTATATAAGGAAAAATGCATATTGGTCAAATGGAGACCCCGTTATTTCTCAAGATTTTATCAATTCTTGGAAAAGGATACTTTCTCCAAAACTATCATCAGAATATGCCTACCTTCTTTTTTGCATAAAAAATGCAAAAAAATATTATGAGGGACAAATAAAAAATTTCTCAGATGTAGGTGTTGTAGCAATTGATGAGCATACGCTAAAAGTAGAATTGGAATATCCTACAGCGTATTTTTTAAAAATGCAGGTTCATAATATATGGTATCCCATACATAAAAAAACAGTAGAAAAATATGGGGCTATAGATGAAAGAAATAATCCATGGACACATACAGGAAATCATATAAGCAACGGTCCTTATCAATTAGAAGAATGGACACCCAATAAGATAATAAGAGTTAAAAAGAACCCATATTACTGGAATAAAAATAATGTTCTTATCGAAAAAATTTCCTTCTATCCCATTGATAATCAGATGACAGAAGAACGTCTTTTTAGAATAGGTTATTTAGATTTAACAAGCACAATTCCTTTGAGAAAATTAGACTATTATAAAATCAATCAACCCCAATCATTGGTCCTTTACCCGTATGTCGGAGTGTATTACTATCGAATAAATGTAAAACATCCCGTGTTAAGCAATCCTTTAGTAAGAAAAGCATTGGCTTATTCAATAGACCGCAACCAAATTACAGAATTTGTTTTGAAAGGTGGCGAACAACCCGCATTATGTTATGTTCCGAATGGTATGGGTGTTTATAAGTCCCCGCAAGATATCGTCTTCAACCCGGTATATGCAAAACAATTACTCGCAGATGCAGGTTATCCCGATGGAAAAAATTTCCCGACAATTGAAATTCTTTTCAATACTTCGGAAGCCCATAAACTTATAGCAGAGGCTATTCAAAGAATGTGGAAAAAACATTTAAATATAGATGTAAAACTATTAAACCAGGACTGGAAGGTGTATCTTTCTTCAATGAATCAATTAGACTATCAGATTGCTCGTTCTGCATGGATTGCCGATTTTCTTGACCCCATAAATTTCCTCGAATGCTTTTTAAGTTATAGCGGTAATAATAGAACAGGATGGGAAAACAAACAATACGATACTTTTGTCGAACAAGCATATAGAAAAGCCGATGAAACCAAAAGAAATGAGCTTATGTTCCAAGCAGAAAAAATAATATTAGATGAATTGCCAATTATACCGATATACTTCTATACTTGGAAAATGTTGATTTCATCAAGAGTAGAAAATTTTAATCCTAATGTGCTCGGTTATATCCGATGGCAAGAATTAAAAATAAAAAATATTCCCAATTAA
- a CDS encoding rhamnulokinase family protein, whose translation MSKKVYQFLAFDLGAESGRAVLGTLKDHKIDLQVIHRFRTEGLIMLGVRQWDLARIYEEMCFALRKCAKEYTSDLDGIGVDTWGVDFGLIAEDGSVIANPVHYRDKRTQDMMEYAFSIVPKDDIYKITGIQFLPFNSLFQILSLIKTKSPFLKIADSLLLMGDLFGYLLSGVRSCEYTNASTTQMLDAKQRNWSKELIKKFSIPENILEEIVPPGTILGGLLPEIAHYTGISPETPIITPATHDTACAVSAIPITDTSEPWAYLSSGTWSLLGTELNEPNITKESMEAGFTNEGGVGNKIRYLKNIFGLWLVQECRRIWEREGFQISYEQLTKEAEEAEPFKALIPVNEPRLLAPENMPKAIQTICEELGFHIPKTKGEIVRCALESLALNYRQTIKSLNKLLNCKIKKLHIVGGGVQNKLLCQMTSDACNIPVIAGPIEATVLGNIGVQALAVGALKSPQEIREVIANSFILEEYKPKNTAPWDKWDK comes from the coding sequence ATGAGTAAAAAAGTATACCAATTTTTGGCATTCGATTTAGGTGCTGAAAGTGGAAGGGCTGTTTTAGGAACATTAAAAGACCACAAAATAGACTTACAGGTAATACACCGTTTCAGAACCGAAGGCTTAATAATGTTAGGTGTTCGCCAATGGGATTTAGCAAGAATCTATGAAGAAATGTGTTTTGCCTTACGAAAATGTGCAAAAGAATATACATCAGATTTAGATGGTATTGGTGTTGACACCTGGGGAGTTGATTTCGGATTGATTGCAGAAGATGGTTCTGTAATAGCCAATCCTGTCCATTATAGAGATAAGAGAACACAGGATATGATGGAATATGCTTTTTCAATTGTCCCCAAAGATGATATATACAAAATTACAGGTATACAATTCTTACCATTCAATTCATTATTCCAGATTCTAAGTTTAATAAAAACAAAATCACCTTTTTTGAAAATAGCCGATTCTCTTTTATTAATGGGAGATTTATTCGGTTATTTATTAAGCGGAGTTCGTTCCTGCGAATATACAAATGCCTCTACAACACAAATGTTGGATGCAAAACAAAGAAATTGGAGTAAGGAATTAATCAAGAAATTTTCAATTCCTGAGAATATATTAGAAGAGATTGTGCCACCCGGAACAATATTAGGAGGATTATTACCCGAAATTGCCCATTATACAGGTATTTCTCCAGAAACCCCTATTATAACTCCCGCAACACACGATACCGCATGTGCTGTTTCCGCTATCCCCATTACAGATACATCCGAACCCTGGGCATATTTATCCAGTGGCACATGGTCCTTACTGGGAACAGAACTTAATGAACCTAACATTACAAAAGAAAGTATGGAAGCAGGATTTACAAATGAAGGAGGCGTCGGGAACAAAATTCGTTATTTAAAGAATATATTTGGATTATGGCTTGTTCAAGAGTGCCGAAGAATTTGGGAACGGGAAGGTTTCCAAATTTCGTATGAACAATTAACCAAAGAAGCAGAAGAAGCAGAACCTTTTAAGGCTCTTATTCCGGTAAATGAACCCAGACTATTAGCCCCTGAAAATATGCCCAAAGCCATACAGACTATATGCGAAGAATTAGGATTTCATATCCCTAAAACCAAAGGGGAAATTGTTCGTTGTGCTCTTGAAAGTTTAGCCTTGAATTATCGGCAAACTATTAAATCTTTAAATAAATTATTAAATTGCAAAATTAAAAAATTACATATTGTAGGTGGAGGTGTGCAAAACAAACTTCTTTGTCAGATGACTTCGGATGCCTGTAATATCCCTGTAATAGCAGGTCCCATAGAAGCAACTGTATTGGGCAATATAGGTGTTCAAGCCTTAGCCGTCGGAGCCTTAAAATCACCGCAGGAAATACGAGAAGTTATTGCTAATTCCTTTATACTCGAAGAGTATAAACCCAAAAATACGGCTCCATGGGATAAATGGGACAAATAA
- a CDS encoding ABC transporter permease — MEIKEIDKYKTLIKKVIPELNKKGKWALLLLLTIIISSFIVPIFLNTTYEEQNLELGAVKPSYEHWFGTDLLGRDLFVRTLYGIKISFWVGLCATVVALLIGVSYGSISGYVGGWIDTWMMYFVDILYTMPFTMFVIILMTFFGRNFYLLFIAIGAVEWLTMARIVRGKVLSIKQQEFVYSAKALGFSTPRILFKHVIPNLLNIVIVYTTLTIPQVILLEAFLSFLGLGVQPPMCSLGVLIREGVEVMEEYPWLLLFPGCFFVLILLLLNLLGDSLQDIRNEKIG; from the coding sequence ATGGAAATAAAAGAAATAGATAAATATAAAACTTTAATAAAAAAAGTTATACCTGAACTAAATAAAAAAGGAAAATGGGCATTATTACTATTACTTACTATCATAATTTCTTCTTTTATCGTTCCTATATTTTTGAATACTACTTATGAAGAACAAAATCTTGAATTAGGTGCAGTGAAACCTTCTTATGAACATTGGTTCGGAACAGATTTATTAGGCAGGGATTTATTTGTAAGAACACTTTATGGTATCAAAATATCCTTCTGGGTAGGTTTATGTGCAACGGTTGTTGCCTTATTAATTGGAGTTAGCTATGGTTCTATTTCAGGTTATGTAGGCGGATGGATTGATACATGGATGATGTATTTCGTAGATATCCTATATACAATGCCTTTTACTATGTTTGTAATTATTTTAATGACATTTTTCGGCAGGAATTTTTATCTGTTATTTATAGCCATCGGTGCAGTAGAATGGCTTACTATGGCTCGAATTGTTCGAGGGAAAGTCTTATCCATTAAACAACAGGAATTTGTATATTCTGCAAAAGCACTCGGATTTTCTACTCCCCGTATTCTATTTAAACATGTTATCCCCAATTTATTAAATATCGTTATCGTCTATACTACATTAACAATCCCTCAGGTAATCTTATTAGAGGCTTTTTTAAGTTTTCTTGGTTTAGGCGTGCAACCCCCGATGTGTTCTCTCGGTGTATTAATCCGTGAAGGTGTAGAAGTGATGGAAGAATATCCATGGTTACTGCTTTTCCCAGGATGTTTTTTCGTGTTAATACTACTACTGCTAAATTTATTAGGGGATAGTTTACAGGATATAAGAAACGAAAAAATTGGATAA
- a CDS encoding zinc-dependent alcohol dehydrogenase family protein, with translation MRTMVLKQQDSIDVSPLTMEQWDIPEPNEKELLVKVICCAICRTDLHIIEGELSPKRLPIIPGHQIVGIVEKTGNKCTQFKRGDKVGIAWLRKTCGDCSFCKTGKENLCENSLYTGYHEHGGYAEYTLINEDYAYALPNNIEEAKIAPLLCAGIIGYRAWKKSEIKKGQTLALYGFGASAHIILQIAKAKGACVFVVSRNENHQKLARELGADWANNDPSKIPELPDASIIFAPNGNLIPPSLQYLKKGGKLVLAGIYMSDTPSLEYEKHLFYEKQIISISANTRNDGQELFEEMKNIHIHTHIEKTSLKNTNQILQRLKKGTLNGSGVVVID, from the coding sequence ATGAGAACTATGGTTTTAAAACAACAAGATTCTATAGATGTTTCTCCATTGACTATGGAACAATGGGACATCCCCGAACCTAATGAAAAAGAGTTGTTAGTAAAGGTAATATGTTGTGCTATTTGCAGAACAGATTTACATATTATTGAAGGAGAATTATCCCCCAAACGATTACCCATAATCCCAGGACATCAAATCGTAGGTATTGTAGAAAAAACAGGGAACAAATGCACCCAGTTTAAACGAGGAGATAAAGTTGGAATTGCCTGGCTAAGAAAAACTTGTGGAGACTGTTCTTTTTGTAAAACAGGAAAAGAAAATTTGTGTGAGAACAGTTTATATACAGGTTATCATGAACATGGAGGATACGCAGAATATACTCTTATAAATGAAGATTATGCTTATGCCCTACCTAATAACATAGAAGAAGCAAAGATAGCACCCTTACTTTGTGCCGGAATAATAGGTTATCGAGCATGGAAAAAATCAGAAATTAAAAAAGGACAAACTTTGGCTTTATATGGTTTCGGGGCATCTGCTCATATTATTTTACAAATTGCAAAAGCAAAAGGGGCTTGTGTCTTTGTAGTAAGTCGCAATGAAAACCATCAAAAATTAGCAAGAGAATTAGGTGCAGACTGGGCAAATAATGACCCATCAAAAATCCCGGAGTTGCCAGATGCCTCAATAATCTTTGCACCAAATGGAAATCTTATCCCTCCTTCTTTACAATACTTAAAAAAAGGAGGTAAACTTGTTTTAGCAGGAATATATATGTCAGATACTCCTTCTCTGGAGTATGAAAAACATCTTTTTTATGAAAAACAAATTATTTCCATTTCTGCAAATACAAGAAACGACGGTCAAGAATTGTTTGAAGAAATGAAAAATATACACATTCATACACATATCGAAAAAACATCCTTAAAAAATACGAACCAAATACTCCAAAGATTAAAAAAAGGAACTCTTAATGGAAGTGGTGTAGTTGTAATTGATTAG
- a CDS encoding ABC transporter permease produces the protein MRRYLLRKVLLFIPILLSIITLTFFLARLAPGGPFDRDKNVPEEVQRSLEKYYHLDEPLIKQYFRYLYGVIRFDFGPSFRKPSYTIREWILMRLPISVELGIYSLIFALFVGCLCGIVSAFYQNTWIDTCLTHFAVLGICIPAFVIGPVLVLIFALQWEILPVAGWDFPQQKILPSISLGFVYSAYITRIMRSGIIEVMKKDYIRTAISKGASGKRVLLIHALKGALQPLVTFLGPATAGLLTGSFVVETIFQIPGLGREFVEATFNRDYTMIIGIVFVYALLILILNLIADIIQGYLDPRISYE, from the coding sequence ATGAGGAGATATCTACTTAGAAAAGTATTGCTATTTATACCCATATTATTATCAATAATTACGCTTACTTTCTTTCTGGCCCGTTTAGCACCCGGAGGCCCGTTTGATAGAGATAAGAATGTCCCAGAAGAGGTTCAGCGGAGTTTAGAAAAATATTACCATCTGGATGAACCCCTAATAAAACAATATTTTAGATATTTATACGGAGTTATTCGCTTCGATTTCGGTCCTTCTTTTCGTAAACCAAGTTATACAATTCGGGAGTGGATTTTAATGCGCCTTCCCATATCTGTTGAATTAGGCATATATAGTTTAATCTTTGCACTTTTTGTAGGTTGTTTATGCGGAATAGTATCTGCATTTTACCAAAACACATGGATAGACACATGTCTTACTCACTTTGCTGTTTTAGGAATATGTATACCTGCCTTCGTTATAGGTCCCGTATTGGTTCTTATATTTGCACTACAATGGGAAATACTCCCAGTGGCTGGATGGGATTTCCCACAGCAAAAAATATTGCCTTCTATTTCTTTAGGTTTTGTATATTCTGCATATATTACACGCATTATGCGTTCGGGAATAATAGAAGTGATGAAAAAGGACTATATAAGAACAGCCATTTCCAAAGGGGCTTCCGGTAAGAGAGTATTGCTTATTCATGCGTTAAAAGGGGCACTCCAACCCTTAGTGACATTCTTAGGTCCTGCCACTGCAGGTCTCCTTACCGGGTCGTTTGTTGTTGAGACTATCTTTCAAATTCCAGGGTTAGGTCGGGAGTTCGTTGAAGCAACTTTTAATCGAGATTATACAATGATAATCGGTATCGTTTTCGTCTATGCACTTTTAATACTTATATTAAATTTAATTGCAGATATTATTCAGGGCTATCTTGACCCAAGAATTTCTTACGAGTAA
- a CDS encoding Gfo/Idh/MocA family oxidoreductase translates to MVKLGILSFAHLHAYSYAHCVNLIPEAELTAIWDDDKERGKDASQKYQTNFVEDLDEFLSLPLDGVIITSENVNHKPMAIKSAEAGKWILCEKPLATTIEDAMCMINTCKKVGVGLGVAFPCRFLTPILKAKEYIRLGKLGTILSISCTNNGSYPGGWFGDVKLSGGGAVMDHTVHVADLLRWMLDKEFDSVYCELGNQMHKGILETDDMGCLQLEMEGGIQVSHIASWNRPKSFPTWGDVTMEFIGTKGVLYLDAFNQKLNIYSDFAMKTEWGFWGDNPDLGLIQDFVKSIQEKRDPMSKGIDGLRSVEVTVFAYESYKAGKKVKIKRAKC, encoded by the coding sequence ATGGTTAAACTCGGAATTTTGAGTTTTGCTCATTTGCATGCCTATAGTTATGCACATTGTGTAAATTTAATTCCTGAAGCAGAATTGACTGCTATCTGGGATGATGATAAAGAAAGAGGAAAAGATGCCAGCCAAAAATATCAAACTAATTTTGTTGAAGATTTAGATGAATTTTTAAGTCTACCCTTAGACGGTGTCATTATTACATCCGAAAATGTCAATCACAAACCCATGGCAATAAAATCTGCTGAAGCAGGGAAATGGATACTTTGTGAAAAGCCCCTTGCAACAACTATTGAAGATGCAATGTGTATGATAAACACTTGTAAAAAAGTAGGTGTGGGTTTGGGTGTTGCTTTTCCGTGCCGATTCTTAACCCCTATCTTGAAGGCTAAGGAATATATAAGGTTGGGAAAATTAGGGACTATTCTTTCTATTTCATGCACTAATAATGGTTCTTATCCTGGTGGTTGGTTTGGTGATGTTAAACTTTCAGGAGGTGGTGCAGTAATGGACCATACGGTACATGTAGCAGACCTTTTAAGATGGATGTTAGATAAAGAATTTGATAGTGTATATTGCGAATTGGGAAATCAAATGCATAAGGGGATTTTAGAAACGGATGATATGGGATGTTTACAATTAGAAATGGAAGGTGGTATTCAGGTATCCCATATTGCAAGTTGGAACCGACCCAAGAGTTTCCCAACCTGGGGTGATGTAACTATGGAATTTATAGGGACAAAAGGCGTTTTATATCTAGATGCATTTAATCAAAAATTAAACATATATAGTGATTTTGCGATGAAAACGGAATGGGGCTTCTGGGGTGATAATCCTGATTTGGGATTAATCCAGGATTTTGTAAAATCTATTCAAGAAAAAAGAGACCCTATGTCGAAGGGAATTGATGGTTTGCGTTCTGTTGAAGTTACGGTATTTGCATACGAGTCGTATAAGGCTGGGAAAAAGGTTAAAATAAAAAGAGCGAAATGTTAA
- a CDS encoding Gfo/Idh/MocA family oxidoreductase: MNVGILGCGTMGRLHAEMAEKCGLKVVQCSDVNSQSGKALAKSFKAKFVKNWEDVVANKDVDIVAIATPTPLHFPMLDMAIKKGKYIFCEKPLCRTVEECKKVIQKAEKAKIKLFVGHVVRYFHEFESIQEQIKSGKIGEVGFIKMYRGGMPPQGKNSWFRDFSKSGGVTFDCMIHDIDWLRYIFGEVKTVYCQNLIEKNCAPLDYSQVTVRMKNGVLALVIGTWAHPSGFRVKVEVCGSDGLMYYDNMETPLEVQLREQNKVSGTIVPESPVIKSPYQKEWEDFISWIKDGKEPRVSMYDALKAVEIVSACLRSAKIKQPVNL, from the coding sequence ATGAATGTAGGAATTCTTGGTTGTGGGACAATGGGTCGGCTCCACGCAGAAATGGCAGAAAAATGTGGTCTTAAAGTTGTCCAATGTTCCGATGTTAATTCTCAAAGTGGAAAAGCCTTAGCAAAGAGTTTCAAAGCCAAATTCGTGAAAAATTGGGAAGATGTAGTGGCTAATAAAGATGTAGATATTGTAGCAATAGCCACTCCCACACCATTGCATTTTCCCATGCTTGACATGGCAATAAAAAAAGGGAAATATATATTTTGTGAAAAACCTCTTTGCAGGACTGTAGAAGAATGCAAAAAGGTTATTCAAAAGGCAGAAAAGGCAAAAATTAAACTTTTTGTAGGACATGTCGTTCGTTATTTCCATGAGTTTGAATCTATTCAGGAGCAGATAAAATCTGGGAAAATAGGTGAAGTAGGTTTTATAAAAATGTATCGTGGAGGAATGCCACCACAGGGTAAAAATAGTTGGTTTCGTGATTTTTCTAAGAGTGGAGGTGTTACTTTTGATTGTATGATACATGATATTGATTGGTTGAGGTATATATTTGGAGAGGTTAAAACCGTTTATTGTCAAAACCTCATTGAAAAGAATTGTGCGCCATTAGATTATTCACAGGTAACGGTTCGTATGAAAAATGGGGTTCTGGCTCTGGTTATAGGCACATGGGCTCATCCATCGGGATTTCGTGTCAAAGTTGAAGTATGTGGTAGTGATGGTCTTATGTATTACGATAACATGGAAACTCCACTTGAAGTTCAATTAAGGGAACAAAATAAGGTTAGTGGGACTATTGTTCCTGAAAGTCCTGTAATAAAAAGCCCTTATCAAAAAGAATGGGAAGATTTTATAAGTTGGATTAAAGATGGTAAAGAACCGCGTGTTTCGATGTATGATGCCCTCAAAGCAGTGGAAATTGTAAGTGCTTGCCTTCGTTCAGCAAAAATCAAACAACCTGTGAATTTATAA
- a CDS encoding (2Fe-2S) ferredoxin domain-containing protein codes for MLKQPAPYKRIIFVCTNKKEDSSKPCCAAKKSEEIAMKLKQMVRERNLKDQIRVSKSGCMGKCEQGPNIMVYPEGIWYSNVKEEDLQFLFDELLKPLI; via the coding sequence ATGTTAAAACAACCTGCCCCTTATAAAAGAATTATCTTTGTTTGCACGAATAAAAAAGAAGACTCGTCGAAGCCCTGTTGTGCAGCGAAAAAAAGCGAGGAAATAGCCATGAAATTAAAGCAAATGGTTCGAGAGAGAAATTTAAAAGACCAAATCCGTGTTTCCAAATCAGGTTGTATGGGCAAATGTGAACAAGGACCTAATATTATGGTTTATCCGGAAGGTATCTGGTATAGTAATGTTAAAGAAGAGGATTTGCAATTTCTTTTTGATGAATTACTAAAACCTTTAATATAA